In one window of Aedes albopictus strain Foshan unplaced genomic scaffold, AalbF5 HiC_scaffold_19, whole genome shotgun sequence DNA:
- the LOC109426924 gene encoding far upstream element-binding protein 1 gives MSDFSNQNSQNFSQSSAFAAALQRAKQIAAKIHPGGNQPVKRSIEDDSGPESKKFGGQPDYNNAHSPTGMSPAAMQAAAQAAAVAARLSQINNNSNSNQPAGGAQDPVQRARDLISKMVNQQGGGGHNGPMDNGNHGGGGRGGFGGGPGNFNNQPFQEIMIPGSKVGLIIGKGGETIKQLQEKSGAKMVIIQDGPGQEMEKPLRISGDPQKVEHAKQLVFELIQEKDNYNAQRQQQQQQAPMNGTEQAEVFVPKSAVGVVIGKGGDMIKKIQGESGCKLQFIQGRGDGPGDRRCIVQGSRAQVEEGKRMIEELIESVQRREQGGGGRGGRGGDRDDRGDRGDRQHRGGRDNHDNGNSGQYGNDFGGPQVTREEYTFTVPVNKCGIIIGRGGDTIKQINQQSGAHTEMDRKASANQTNEKTFTTKGEPHQIEEAKRLIQDKINMEINLVYVGTSTAPAQQYQNNGQQNAYGQSWGGYQQQSWDQTPQVQASPASAAAVQQQQQPGGGGGGGQADYSQQWIEYYRQMGMHREAEMIEQQVKARQAAASQQGAAAAVAATVQTTQANQTVQGTSVVATSNAGAQQASGGGGGGGGQADYSAEWAEYYRRLGRIDEAEAIEKQIAANKAVPSGAGSGGQPGGAAGQQFGGAGGAPGGAGGGNPQQMAAQQAAGGFNAQQFQQYYAGAAAAGGQPGGYQGYPYGGGYPGQQGGQPGQQQGGQGPDKN, from the exons ATGAGTGATTTTTCCAACCAGAACTCGCAAAATTTTAGTCAATCGTCAGCATTTGCAGCCGCTTTACAGAGAGCTAAACAA ATTGCCGCTAAAATACACCCGGGTGGTAACCAACCGGTTAAGAGATCGATTGAGGACGACTCGGGACCAGAATCGAAAAAGTTTGGTGGACAGCCCGATTATAATAATGCCCATTCGCCGACTGGCATGAGTCCAGCTGCTATGCAAGCCGCTGCTCAAGCTGCAGCCGTAGCCGCACGTTTGTCGCAAATCAACAACAACTCAAACTCGAACCAACCCGCCGGAGGAGCACAAGATCCAGTCCAGAGAGCACGTGACCTTATTAGCAAAATGGTGAACCAACAGGGAGGCGGTGGCCACAATGGCCCAATGGACAATGGCAACCATGGAGGCGGTGGCCGCGGAGGATTCGGCGGAGGCCCAGGAAACTTTAACAACCAACCCTTCCAGGAGATCATGATCCCCGGTTCCAAGGTGGGACTGATCATTGGCAAAGGAGGAGAAACAATCAAACAACTACAGGAGAAATCCGGAGCCAAGATGGTCATCATCCAGGATGGACCAGGACAAGAAATGGAAAAACCCCTACGTATTTCCGGCGACCCACAAAAGGTGGAGCATGCCAAACAGCTGGTCTTTGAGCTTATCCAGGAAAAAGATAACTACAACGCCCAGcggcaacagcaacaacagcaggcacCAATGAACGGAACCGAACAGGCGGAAGTCTTCGTTCCGAAATCGGCAGTTGGCGTCGTCATCGGAAAAGGAGGTGACATGATCAAGAAGATCCAGGGCGAATCTGGTTGCAAGCTGCAGTTCATCCAGGGTCGTGGCGACGGACCGGGTGACCGTCGATGCATCGTGCAAGGGTCCAGGGCTCAGGTCGAAGAGGGAAAACGAATGATCGAGGAGCTGATTGAGAGCGTCCAACGCCGAGAGCAAGGCGGCGGTGGACGAGGAGGTCGAGGTGGTGATCGGGATGACCGTGGCGATCGGGGAGATCGACAGCATCGCGGTGGCCGTGATAACCACGACAACGGCAACAGTGGACAGTATGGAAACGATTTCGGTGGTCCGCAAGTCACACGAGAAGAGTACACGTTCACGGTTCCGGTTAACAAGTGTGGT ATTATCATCGGTCGCGGTGGAGACACGATCAAGCAGATCAACCAGCAGTCTGGAGCACACACAGAAATGGATCGCAAGGCGTCCGCTAACCAGACGAACGAGAAAACATTCACCACCAAGGGTGAACCACACCAAATCGAGGAAGCCAAGCGATTGATCCAGGACAAGATCAACATGGAGATCAATCTGGTCTACGTCGGTACCTCGACTGCTCCCGCCCAACAGTATCAGAACAATGGCCAGCAGAATGCTTACGGTCAGAGCTGGGGTGGCTACCAACAGCAGTCGTGGGATCAAACCCCGCAGGTACAAGCCAGTCCGGCGTCCGCTGCGGCTgtccaacagcaacagcagcctggcggcggcggcggcggtggccagGCGGACTACTCCCAGCAGTGGATTGAATACTATCG ACAAATGGGAATGCACCGAGAGGCGGAGATGATCGAACAACAGGTCAAGGCACGACAGGCGGCGGCTTCGCAACAGGGTGCGGCGGCAGCGGTGGCAGCGACGGTCCAAACGACACAAG CTAATCAAACTGTCCAAGGTACATCAGTGGTTGCAACGAGCAATGCCGGAGCCCAGCAAGCGAGTGGCGGTGGCGGAGGCGGTGGTGGTCAAGCCGACTACAGTGCCGAATGGGCCGAGTACTACCGACGGCTCGGTAGGATCGACGAGGCCGAAGCAATTGAAAAGCAAATCGCTGCTAACAAG GCTGTGCCGTCTGGAGCTGGTAGCGGAGGCCAACCGGGAGGTGCTGCTGGACAGCAATTTGGCGGTGCAGGTGGAGCACCTGGAGGTGCCGGTGGAGGCAATCCCCAGCAGATGGCAGCCCAGCAGGCGGCCGGAGGTTTCAATGCCCAACAGTTCCAGCAGTACTACGCGGGGGCGGCAGCCGCCGGAGGACAACCTGGAGGGTACCAAGGCTATCCGTACGGGGGAGGATATCCGGGACAGCAAGGTGGACAGCCTGGCCAGCAGCAGGGTGGCCAGGGACCGGACAAAAACTAA